GCGCTGCCCTTTTTGATCAAAAGCGCCCGCACAACCGACCCAGTACAAAATTTCAAAATCGGGATTTTCCTTAACCGTGGGCACCTTTAATGTTTGATCGACTTTGGTCCAGGCCAGACGGTCTTCATTCATATTCCACGGATTGCCGTTGCGCTCCATACCCACAAAAGCATTCTGCAGTTGTTTGGGAAATTGAGATTCCATCAGCACCCGATCACGCCTGATGCCCAGTAAATCGTAAAGCGGTTCGTTTCCAACCGGACACACTTCCACACAGGCGCCGCAGGTGGTACAGGCCCAGAGCGCCGATTCGCTAAGGGCAAACTCCAGAAAGGAGGGCAGATTTTCTTTATCGTTTAAAAGTTGTTGGCCATTGCTATTCAAAAAGTATCGTTTATTGATCTCCAGGGCCGAAGGGCTCAACTCCTTGCCCGTGGTATATGCGGGACAAACCTCCTGGCAGCGATTGCACATGATGCAGGCATAGGCGTCTATCAGCTGACCTATTTCCTGATGAGCCAGAGTGGCCTGACCAAACTGCTCGGCCTCTTCGTCTTCAAAATCGATGGGCTCCAGCAACGTATAGCCTTCCGGATGTTTTTTAAAAAAGAAATTGATGGGGCCCATAAACAGATGAGCGTGTTTACTGTACGGAAAGTAAGGAATAAAAGCCAGAATAAGCCCGATGGCCAGCCACCAGCAAAAGTGGTACAGAATATTCAGCGTATCGGGAGCCATTCCGATCCAAAGGTTAGCAAAAAAGGAAGCGGCGGGCTGCCAGGGATCGGCGCCTTTATGAGCCAGCAAAAAACTTTCGCCCAGCCAGCGGAAACCAACATGGAATAAAATAAACAGCCCCACGATTAAAGAATCGCGCTTAATTCCAGCGTCAACTTCTGGCAAAAGTCTAACATTTTCCCGAATTTTTAATTGCTCACTTTTAAATAAAAAGCGGCGGAGCAAAAAGATAGCCATGGAAACAACCGCCAGAACGCTGAAAATATCGACAAACAGTACATACCATCTGCCCGGCGCACTGTGTCCGAAAAGCAGAAATTCGCTATCAAAGGCCCGAATCAAATCGCTTAAATTAACCAGAAAATAAAGAATAAAAGTCCAGGCGATAAAGGCATGAATAAGACTGATTAAAAAGCGCGATTTCAAAACCGTATTTTGTAAGATCAGCACTTTAAGCGCTTTAAAAAATCGTTTGGCAGGATGATCTACCGTCAATTTCCCCTGCCCCGATTTAATAATTTTGAACATCTTGGAAAACGATTGGTAGGAAAAAAATGCGGAAAGCAGAACGGCTACGATTAATACCAGTTGTTCAATCAAAGACAGCATGAGCGCTTCCTTTGCATGGTTTATTGGACATTGGTTTATTTAAAAATCACGCAAGCTTATTCAGTTTTTTCAGGGCGGCGGCAATTAAACGAACGCCAAAGCCCGTGGCGCCCTTCCCTAAAAAGTCGAAGTGTTTGATATCGTTTGCCGTACCTGCCATGTCGATATGCGCCCAGGTAACCTTATCGACAAAGAATTCAAGAAATTTGGCTGCTGTAATGGCGCCGCCCCACCGACCGCCAATGTTGGCAATATCCGCAATTTCGCTCTTCAGGTCATCATGGTAAAACGTATCGGTGGGCATGGGCCATAAAAGATCGCCCG
This sequence is a window from Caldithrix abyssi DSM 13497. Protein-coding genes within it:
- a CDS encoding (Fe-S)-binding protein, which gives rise to MLSLIEQLVLIVAVLLSAFFSYQSFSKMFKIIKSGQGKLTVDHPAKRFFKALKVLILQNTVLKSRFLISLIHAFIAWTFILYFLVNLSDLIRAFDSEFLLFGHSAPGRWYVLFVDIFSVLAVVSMAIFLLRRFLFKSEQLKIRENVRLLPEVDAGIKRDSLIVGLFILFHVGFRWLGESFLLAHKGADPWQPAASFFANLWIGMAPDTLNILYHFCWWLAIGLILAFIPYFPYSKHAHLFMGPINFFFKKHPEGYTLLEPIDFEDEEAEQFGQATLAHQEIGQLIDAYACIMCNRCQEVCPAYTTGKELSPSALEINKRYFLNSNGQQLLNDKENLPSFLEFALSESALWACTTCGACVEVCPVGNEPLYDLLGIRRDRVLMESQFPKQLQNAFVGMERNGNPWNMNEDRLAWTKVDQTLKVPTVKENPDFEILYWVGCAGAFDQKGQRIARAFTKILNQAQVNFAVLGNDESCTGDSARRAGNEYLFALLAENNVQNLNAAKVKKIVTTCPHCLHTLKNEYPQFGGEYEVLHHSQFINQLIAQGKVQLKTGQIEGLTFHDPCYLGRHNREYDAPRGVLNAVSFNRVKEMENARENSFCCGAGGAQMWKEEEPGEEAVRRKRLQQAQQIDAKLVSTACPFCLTMLTDASNETNAGIEVKDLAEIVAERLS